The following are from one region of the Gossypium hirsutum isolate 1008001.06 chromosome D03, Gossypium_hirsutum_v2.1, whole genome shotgun sequence genome:
- the LOC107919624 gene encoding uncharacterized protein has translation MEEKPRRHGHGQLREEEPPLPAIGHRTGRRTPATAPPFTVAGKPKKAPFFSFLRIESRSGVRKAEIPAKKAEIERDLSVLPLSTAAGNRCGKRHGGGRRYGGV, from the exons ATGGAAGAGAAACCCCGGCGGCACGGTCACGGCCAACTCCG AGAGGAAGAGCCCCCTTTGCCGGCCATCGGCCACCGCACCGGTCGCCGGACGCCGGCGACGGCGCCGCCGTTCACGGTGGCCGGAAAACCAAAAAAAGCTCCATTTTTCTCCTTTTTGCGAATAGAGTCCAGATCTGGggttagaaaagccgaaatcccggcGAAAAAGGCCGAAATCGAAAGAGACCTTTCGGTTCTTCCTCTTTCCACCGCCGCCGGAAACAG GTGCGGCAAAAGGCATGGTGGTGGTAGACGGTATGGGGGTGTGTGA
- the LOC107918618 gene encoding NADH dehydrogenase (ubiquinone) complex I, assembly factor 6 — MKAASSSLRAAFSHCVVQVRSYDYHHYLCLLELPANMRKAAFALRAFNVETARAMDVASDPKIGLMRLLWWEEAIDKIYANKLIEHPTAQALSSVISESKISKAWLKRVVNARINDANRDVIDLPESIEELEKYSEDTASTLLYMTLQAGGIKSTAVDHAASHVGKASGLLLLLKSLPYHASRNRHFSYIPAKVAAKHGLLVKEGGRSEIRLDSREGLCDAVFEMASVANAHLVKARELANSVPVEARKALLPAVPAQVLLDSLSKVQFDVFDSRLARGVLGKPPLWFQLKLKWYSWRGIY, encoded by the coding sequence ATGAAGGCTGCATCTAGTAGCTTAAGGGCAGCTTTCTCCCACTGTGTAGTGCAAGTGCGGAGCTATGATTATCATCACTACCTATGCCTCCTTGAGCTTCCTGCAAATATGCGAAAGGCTGCATTTGCACTCCGTGCTTTCAATGTCGAAACTGCTAGAGCTATGGATGTTGCTTCTGATCCCAAGATTGGTCTCATGCGCCTTCTTTGGTGGGAAGAAGCCATTGACAAAATCTATGCTAATAAACTGATCGAGCACCCGACAGCACAGGCACTCTCATCAGTTATATCCGAAAGTAAAATCAGCAAGGCTTGGTTAAAACGGGTAGTTAATGCTCGGATCAATGATGCAAATAGAGACGTTATTGACCTACCGGAGAGTATCGAGGAGTTAGAGAAATATTCAGAAGATACTGCATCAACTCTTCTATACATGACTCTTCAAGCTGGTGGTATCAAGTCTACTGCAGTTGACCATGCAGCATCGCATGTCGGTAAGGCAAGTGGCCTCCTTTTGCTACTTAAGTCGCTGCCATACCATGCTAGCCGCAACCGTCACTTTTCTTACATACCAGCTAAAGTGGCAGCCAAGCATGGGCTGCTAGTTAAGGAAGGAGGTCGCTCAGAGATCCGCTTGGACTCTCGGGAGGGCTTATGTGATGCTGTTTTTGAAATGGCATCAGTAGCCAATGCCCATTTGGTGAAAGCCCGTGAATTAGCCAACTCTGTGCCGGTTGAAGCACGAAAAGCACTTCTACCGGCTGTGCCTGCCCAAGTTCTCTTGGATTCCCTCAGCAAAGTGCAGTTTGATGTATTTGATTCAAGGTTAGCAAGAGGGGTTCTAGGCAAACCTCCATTGTGGTTCCAACTGAAACTAAAGTGGTATTCATGGCGAGGGATATACTAA